In Paenacidovorax monticola, the genomic window CGCCGCGCCGAGATCGCCGAGCAGGTCTGGGCGGCCTCGGTCGACATCGGCTTCTTCCAGGTTTCGGGCCATGGCATACCGCTCGAAGACATCCGCGCCGCTTTCGCACGGGCCGAGCAGTTCTTCGCACTGCCGCGCGAGACCAAGGCGCAGTGGCCGCTGGCGCGCAACGCGGGCTGGGAGCACAAGGCGCAGATCCGCCCCTCGACCCGCACGCCTGACCAGAAGGAGTCCTACCAGGTCACGCGCCCGCGCATGGCGGGCCTGTGGCCCACGGAGGAGGAGCTGCCGGGCTTCAAGGACGCCACGCTGGCCTTCGAGCGCCAATGCTGGGAGGTGGGCATGCGCCTGCTCTCGTGCTTTGCCTACAAGCTGGGCTTCGACGCCGGCTTCTTCACGCGCGCGCACGACCCCGCGGTGCCCAGCTACCAGAGCACGCTGCGCATGCTGCACTACTTCGCGGTCGATCCTGCGCTCAAGGACGAACTGGGCCTGTGGCGCGCGGGCGCGCACACCGACTTCGACTGCCTCACGCTGCTCTTCCAGCGCGCGGGCCAGGGCGGCCTGCAGGTGCTGCCGGGCAAGGAGATGGCGGCGCAGCAATGGACCAGCGTAGAGCCTGTGGAGGGCGTGATCACCTGCAACATCGGCGACATGCTCACGCGCTGGAGCGACGACCGGCTGCCGAGCAACTTCCACCGCGTGCGCAACCCGCTGCCGCACGAGTACCAGGGCGCGCGCTACAGCCTGGCGTTCTTTGCCCAGGCCAACGAGGACGCGGTGATCGAGGGGCCGGGCCGCAAGTACCCGCCCATCACGGGGGCGGAGTACCTGAGGCAGCGCATCAGCGCCAACTTCTCGAACAAGTACTGACGCTGGGCGCGCGGTGGCATCGCGCCGCCGCCTGCACGCGGGCGTGGTTCTGGGCAGAATGCGGGTTTTCCCTGATTTGACCGATGCCCCGCCGTTCTCCGCTCCCCCTGTCCGCCTGCTGCCGTGCTTCCTCGCGTGGGGTGGGCCGATGACCTCTTCGACCGGCGGCAACTCCCCGGCAAGCCACCCCACCGAGGGCACGCGCGCCGGCGCGGCCATCCTGGCGTTGGCCGTGGGCGGCTTCGGCATCGGGACGGGCGAGTTCGCCATCATGGGCCTGCTGCCCGAGGTCGCGCAGGACCTGCGGGTCAGCATTCCCGAGGCCGGTCATGTGATCAGCGCCTATGCGCTCGGCGTGGTGGTGGGAGCGCCCGTGCTCGCGGTGCTGGGCGCGCGCATGCGCCGCCGCGCGCTGCTCATGGCGCTGATGGCGTTCTTTGCGCTCGGCAACTTCGCGAGCGCGCTGGCCCCGGGCTACCTTTCGCTGAACCTGCTGCGCTTCGTCACGGGGCTGCCACACGGCACGTACTTCGGCGTGGCGGCTCTCGTGGCAGCAGGGCTGGCGCCGCCGGGGCGGCGCGCGGCGGCCGTGGGGCAGATCATGATGGGGCTCACGGTGGCGGTGGTGATAGGCGTGCCGCTGTCGGCCTGGATGGGCGAGGTGCTGGGCTGGCGCGCGGCCTTCGCGCTGGTGGGCGCCATCGGCCTGCTCACCGTGTGGCTGGTGCGCCGCCATGTGCCCGACGAGCCCGCGTCCGCGCAGTCCAGCCCCTGGCGCGAGCTGGGCGCGCTGCGCCGGCCACAGGTATGGCTCACGCTCGGCGTGGGGGCCATCGGCTTCGGCGGTCTGTTCTCGGTGTTCAGCTACATCAAGCCCACCATGGCCGAGGTGGCGCACCTGCCGCCCGAGTGGCTGCCGTTCGTGCTGGCGCTGTTCGGGCTGGGCATGGTGGCGGGCAACTGGCTGGGGCCCAAGTTCGTGGACCGCCACCTCATGGCGACCATCGCGGCCATCCTGTCCTGGGGCTGCGCGGTGCTGGTGCTGTTCGCGCTCACGGTGCAGGTGCTGCCGCTCGCGGTGGCGGGCACCTTCCTCGTGGGTACGCTGGGGGCGCTGGGCCCGGCGCTGCAGGTGCGGCTCATGGATGTGGCGGGCGATGCGCAGACGCTGGCGGCCGCGCTCAACCATTCGGCCTTCAACGCGGCCAATGCACTGGGTGCGTGGCTGGGCGGCATGGCCGTGGTGTGGGGTTGGGGCTGGGCCGCCACGGGCTGGGTGGGCGCCGCGCTGGCGCTGGGCGGGCTGGCGGTGTTCGGCGCGTCGGTCTGGCTGGACGGGCGCACCCGGCCGGTGGCAGAAGCCTCAGCGCTCGGCTGATGCGCTGCCGCGCCGCTGCCAGAAGCCCTGGTGCGGCGCGATCATCTCGGCTTCGAGCGCGGGTACGGGGCCCACGACCTCCACGGTGCGCTGGCCGCGCGCGAAGACTTCGCGGCAGGGCAGGGCCAGCGTGGGGTTCTCGGGGTGGTTGCCCGTGAGCGCGAGCAGCGCCGTCTCCTCCGCGCCGTAGACCACACGGCCGATGCCGGCCCAGTAGGCCGTGCCCGCGCACATGGCGCAGGGCTCGAAGGTGGTGACCAGCGTGCACTGCGCGAGATAGGCCCCGGGATAGTTGGCGGCGGCCGTGCGCGCCAGCGTGGCCTCGGCGTGGTTCACGGTGTCGATGTTGCCCTGCTCGGCCAGCACGGTCTCGCCATCGGGCGCCACGAGCAGGGCGCCGAACGGATGGCGGCCCATGGCCATCGCGCGTTCGGCCACGCCGTTGGCGCGCCGCAGGTGGCGTGTGATCTGGTCAGGCGAGAGTGTGGTGTTTTCTTCCAGTTCCATGGTGCAGAGGTTATGCATTGCCTGCCATGTGTGCAACTAGCGCGTCCCAGACCAGGGATGCCGAGCAAGGGCCCATGCCGGCCGCGCCGCCCCGCAGCGAGGGCATCGTCCCCGTTCCCGGCGCAGCCGGGAGAAGGGGGAAGCGGCGCAGCCGCTCAGGGGATGCCTCCCTATTCGCCCTGCGAGCCCCGGTGCGCCCAGGCCGTCGTGTGCTTCTCGATGGCGCTGAACAGCTCGTACATGGCCATGGCCATGGCGCCCACCACCATGAGACCGGCAAACGCTAGGCCCATCTGCATGGACGAGCCCGCCGACACGAGCAGGTAGCCGATGCCTTCGTTGGCCGCCGTCATCTCGCTCACCGTGGTGCCCACGAAGGCCAGCGTGATCGCCACCTTGAGCGAGCCGTAGAAGTAGGGCAGCGAGCGCGGCAGGCCCACCTTGACGAGCACGTCCCAGCGCTTGGCGCCCAGCACGCGCAGCACGTCCTCCAGTTCGGGCTCCAGCGTGGCCAGGCCCGTGGCGATGTTCACCATGATCGGGAAGAAGCTGATGAGGAAGGCCGTGAGGATGGCGGGCCCCACGCCAATGCCGAACCACACCACGAGGATGGGCACGAAGGCGGCCTTTGGCAGCGCGTTGAAGGCCGTCATGAGCGGGTACACGGCGGCATAGGCCAGCCGCGACGACCCGATCACGAAACCCAGCAGCACGCCCACGACGATGGCGATGCCGAAGCCCGCCATGGTCACCCAGAAGGTGCGCCAGGCATGGCCCGCGATGACGCCCTTGAACTCGGCCAGCTGCGTGGCGATGGCCCAGGGGCTGGGGAAGATGAATTCCGAGACGTTGAAGCCCGCGCAGATGACCTGCCAGAGGATGACGATGGCCAGCAGCAGCACCCAGGGCGACCAGCGTTCCACGTGTTTCTTGTGCATTGGGGGTGGTCCTTCGCTTACTGGTTGATCACAGCGCCGGCCTGGCGCAGTGCGCCGATGTGGCCGCGCAGCTCGTGCACGATGTCGGTGAACTCGCGCGTGTAGGTGAGTTCAAGTTCGCGCGGGCGCGGCAGCTCGATGTCGCGACGCACCACGAAGCGGCCGGGGCTCTTGCTCATCACGTACACCGTGTCGGCCAGGAATACGCTCTCGCGCAGGTCGTGGGTCACCAGGATCACGTTGAACTTCTGCTCGGCCTGCAGGTCGCGCAGGATGCACCACAGCTCTTCGCGCGTGAATGCATCCAGCGCCCCGAAGGGCTCGTCGAGCAGCAGCATCTGCGGCTCGTGGATCAGCGCGCGGCAGATGCTCGCGCGCTGCTGCATGCCGCCCGAAAGCTGCCAGGGGTATTTGTCCTCGTAGCCCGCGAGGCCCACCTTCTGCAGCAGGGCACGGGCGCGCGCCTCGTATTCCTTGCGGCGCGCCTTGAACTGCGAGCGGTGCGGCTCCACGATCTCGAGCGGCAGCAGCACGTTGTCCACCGTGGTGCGCCAGGGCAGCAGCGACGGCGCCTGGAAGGCCATGCCCGAGATCTTGAGCGGGCCCGTGACGTTCTGGCCGTCGATGACGATCTTGCCCATCGAGGGCATCTTGAGCCCCGTGGTGAGCTTCATGAACGTGGACTTGCCGCAGCCCGAAGGGCCCACGATGGCGATGAACTCGCCGCGTGCGACCTGCAGGTCGATGGCTTCGACCGCGAAATGGTTAGCGCGCAGCAGTTCTTCGTTGTAGGCGAGCCAGACGTCGCGGAACTCCACGAAAGGGGCGCCGGAGGGCGGAGGGGGTGTGGTCATGGGCAATGCAAGGCCGGGCGCTTCACCGGAAAGCGCCGCAAGCTATCAAAAAAAGAGCAAATTACTTCTTCGGCAGGATCGCCAGTTCGGCCGCGCTCGGCAGGAAGCTGCCATTCCACACGGCGTCGGCGTTCACGCGCGACTTGGTGGCGAACGCGTCGGACACCTGCGACGCCATGAGCGACAGGCGCGCGGGCACCACCTGGCCGAAGCCCTCGGCGCGCGCGTCGGGGCTGTTGATCACGGTGTCGATGGCGAGCTGCAGGCGCCGCGTCTCGAGCTGCGTGTTCACGATGCCGTCGCGCTCCTTCACGTAGGCGATGGCGGCGCCGGGGTTGGCGATGACTTCCTTGGCGCCCTTGGCGAAGGCCTGCAGGAAGGCCTTGACCGCGGCCGGGTTCTCCTTGATGAGCTTCGGCGTCGCGATGATCACGTTGCCGTAGAGCTTCACGCCGAAGTCGGCGTAGGGCAGCACGACCACGTCGCTGGCCTTGGCGCCACGCGCCTCCAGGTTCAGCAGCGAGGTGAAGGTGAAGCCCGTGATCGCGTCCACGTCGCCGCGCACGAGCATGGTCTCGCGCAGCGGCGGGTCCATCGCCGTCCACTGCACGTTGCCCACCTTGTTGGCCTTGGCGAAGATGGGGAAGGCGCGGCGGCCCGCATCGAACACGGGGGCGCCCAGCTTCTTGCCGGCCAGGTCGGCGGGCTGGGCGATGCCGCTCTTCTTGAGTGCCATGACCGAGGCCGGCGTGTTGTTGTAGACCATCATGACGGCCACGGGCTTGTTGGGCGCGTCGGGGTTGTTGGCGTGGAACTCCATGAGCGCCGCGAGGTCGGCGAAGCCCATGTCGTACGTGCCCGAAGCCACGCGCTGCACCGCGCCTCCCGAGCCACTGCCCGCGTCCACCGTCACGTCGAGGCCCGCGGCCTTGAAGTAGCCCTTGGCCGTGGGCAGCAGGAAGAAGGCGGCGGGGCCCTCGAAGCGCCAGTCGAGCTGGAACTTGATGGGCGTGGCGGCCAGCGCGAGCGGCATGCTGCCTGCGGCGGCCAGCGCGAGCGCGGCCTTCAAGAGGGATCGTTTCTTCATGGAGGCTCCTGACGGGAAAGGCATGGGCGCGGAAGACGGTGTCTTCCACGGTCGTGTAACCGGGAGTCAGCAAAAACGATGCCCGCTATCGCCTGCGATATGCAGGGCACGCGCCGATTGTTCACCAGGGCGGTGCATCGGCGCATGCGGGATTGCCCGGCATGGTGCATGGCCGGGGGTGGCCGCCCCACGGTGGGTGCGGGGCGGCGTGCCGCAGCCCCATTGCGGGGCCGGGCGGGAGCGTGCCTTACTTGCGGTGTGCGGCTGCGCTCGCCACGGCCAGTGCCGTCATGTTGAGCACGCGGCGCACGGTGGCGGCGGGTGTGAGGATATAGGCTGTGCCCGCCGCCCCCATGAGGATGGGGCCCACGGTGACGCCGCCGCTCGTGGTCGTCTTGAGCACGTTGTAGAGGATGTTGGCCGAGTCGATGTTCGGGCAGATCAGCAGGTTGGCCGAGCCTGTGAGCGTGGAGTCCGCCAGGTAGTTGTGGCGGATCTTGGGCTCGAGCGCGGCGTCGCCGTGCAGTTCGCCGTCGCATTCGATCTCGGGGTGGCGTGCCACGAACAGGTCGCGCGCCGCGCGCATCTTCCGGGCCGAGGTGCGCTTGGACGAGCCGTAGCTGGAGTGCGACAGGAAGGCCACCTTGGCGGGCAGGCCGAAGCGCTGCACCTCCTGCACCGAGGCCCAGGCGATGTCGGCAAGCTGTTCGGCCGTGGGGTCCTCGTTCACGTAGGTGTCGGCGATGAACAGCGGCCCGTTGTTGGTCATCAGCGCGTTGAGCGCCGCGTACTGCGCCGCGCCGGGGGCATGGCCCAGGATGTTGTGGATGCGTTCCAGGTGCGTCTCGTAGGTGCCCACGAGGCCGCAGATCATCGCGTCGGCGTCGCCGAGCTTCACCATCAGCGAGGCGATGATGGTGTTGGAGCGGCGCACGGCGGCCTTGGCCACCTCGGGCGTGGCGCCGTCGCGCTTCATGAGCTGGTGGTAGTGCTCCCAGTACTGGCGGAAGCGCGGGTCGTCCTCGGGGTTGCAGATCTCCACGTCCTTGCCGGGCTGGATGCGCAGGCCGGCCTTGGCGATGCGCGCGGCGATCACGGCGGGGCGGCCGATGAGGATGGGACGTGCGATGCGGTCGTCCACCGCGATCTGCGCGGCGCGCAGCGCGCGCTCGTCCTCGCCGTCGGCGTAGGCCACGCGCTTTTGCGCGTCGGGCAGCGACTTGGCGGCATTGATGACCGGGCGCATGAGGATGCCGGTCTGGTACACGAAGCGCGAGAGGTTTTCCTTGTACGCCTCCATGTCGGTGATGGGGCGCGTGGCCACGCCCGAATCGGCCGCGGCCTGGGCCACGGCGGGCGCGATCTTGAGGATCAGGCGCGAGTCGAACGGCGTGGGGATCAGGTAGTCGGGGCCGAAGGTGAGTTCCTTGCCGGCGTAGGCGTTGGCCACTTCCTCGCTGATGTCGGCCTTGGCCAGGTCGGCGATCTGGCGCACGCAGGCGAGCTTCATGGCCTCGGTGATCTTCGTGGCACCGCAGTCGAGTGCGCCACGGAAGATGTAGGGGAAGCACAGGACGTTGTTGACCTGGTTCGGGTAGTCCGAGCGGCCCGTGGCGATGATGCAGTCGGGGCGCACGGCCTTGGCCAGTTCGGGCCGGATCTCGGGCTCGGGGTTGGCCAGGGCCAGGATGATGGGCTTATCGGCCATGGTCTTGACCATCTCGGCCGTGAGCACGCCGGGTGCCGAGCAACCCAGGAACACGTCGGCACCGTCCACCACGTCGGCCAGGGTGCGGGCCTCGGTCTTCTGCGCGTAGCGGGCCTTGGACTCGTCGAGGTTGTCGCGGCCGGTGTGGATCACGCCCTTGGAGTCGACCATGAAGACGTTCTCGCGCTTCACGCCCAGGCCCACCATCACGTCCACGCAGGCGATGGCGGCGGCCCCCGCGCCGGACACGGCGACCTTCACGTCGCCGATCTGCTTGCCCACCAGCTCCAGGCCGTTGAGCAGCGCGGCGCTGGAGATGATGGCCGTGCCGTGCTGGTCGTCATGGAACACGGGGATGTTCATGCGCTTGGACAGCTCGCGCTCGATGTAGAAGCACTCGGGCGCCTTGATGTCCTCGAGGTTGATGCCGCCCAGCGTGGGTTCGAGCGAGGCGACGATCTCGATGATCTTGTCGGGGTCGCGCGCGTCCAGTTCGATATCGAACACGTCCACGCCCGCGAACTTCTTGAACAGGCAGCCCTTGCCCTCCATCACGGGCTTGCCGGCCAGCGGGCCGATGTCGCCCAGGCCCAGCACGGCCGTGCCGTTGGTGATCACGCCCACGAGGTTGCCGCGCGAGGTGTACTCGGCCGCGAGGGCCGGGTTGGCCTGGATGTCGAGGCAGGGATAGGCCACGCCGGGCGAGTAGGCCAGCGACAGGTCGCGCTGGTTCGACAGCGGCTTGGTGGGGGTGACGGCGATCTTGCCCTTGCCGGGGTTGCGGTGGTATTCAAGCGCGGCTTCGCGCAGTGCCTGTTCGGCTGTGGACAGATTTTGGGTCATACGGAAATCCAGAAAGTCGGGGGAGCGATTTGAGCTTACTCGATGCTGACAGCAATGGTGCGCGGTGGGAAGAGGAAAAGCCCAGGCCCCGCCGCGGGGAAACGCGGACGGGGCCGGTGTGCGTGGTTCACGAAGGGCGGCTTCTGGCGGCGCAGGCGTTTCGCGCTAGTGGGCGTCGGCCTGGCGTGCGGCGTTCACAGCCGCCGAGGTGTCGCGGCTGGCGCCATTGAAGAACACGTTCAACGCCACGGCGGTGATCGAGGCCAGCAGGATACCGGATTCGATCAGCGGGTGGATCGCATGGGGCATCCACTGGCGGAAGTTGGGTGCCACCAGGGGCACCATGCCCACGCCGATGGACACGGCCACGATCATGGCGTTGAAGCGGTTGTTGCGGAAGTCCACCGCGCTCAGGATGCGGATGCCCGTGGCCGCCACCATGCCGAACATCACCAGGCCCGCGCCGCCCAGCACCATGGTGGGCAGCGATTCGACCAGAGCCGCCATCTTGGGCAGCACGCCCAGCACGATGAGAATCACGCCGCCGGCCACGCAGACGAAGCGGCTCTTGACGCCCGTGACGGCCACCAGGCCCACGTTCTGCGAGAAGCTGGTGTAGGGGAAGGTATTGAAGATGCCGCCGATCAGCGTGCCCAGGCCGTCGGTGCGCAGGCCGCGCGTGAGGGCCGCCTGGTCCACCTCGCGGTCGGTCATCTCGCCCAGCGCGAGGAACATGCCGGTGGACTCGATCATCACCACCACCATCACGAGCGTCATGGTCAGGATGAGGATGGGGTCGAAGATCGGCATGGCGATTTCCAGCGGCAGCACGAAGTCGAACCACTCGGCCTTGGCCACCTTCTCGAAGGTCATCAGGCCCATGGCCGTGGCCACGACGGCGCCGATGCAGATGCCCAGCAGGACCGAGATGTTGGCCACGAAGCCCTTGGCGAACTTGGCGATGAGCAGGATGGACACCAGCACCAGCGCCGAGATGCCCACGGCCGTGAGGTCGGCGTACTTGGGGTTGGGTACCGTGGGGACGATGCTGAACCCCTTGGGCACGGGCGGAATGGCGGAGCCCGGGGCACCGGCGGCGGCCTGCGCGTCGGTGAGCCATTTGACGTATTCGGGGTTCACCACGTTGGGCGCGGTGGGGCCCACGGGGTTGCCGAAGATCCAGTTGATGCCCACGCGCATGAGGCTGATGCCGATCACCGCGATGATGGTGCCGGTGACCACGGGCGGGAAGAAGCGCAGCATGCGGCTGATGAGCGGCGCGATGAGGATGGAGATCACCCCCGCGCCGATCACGGCGCCGAAGATCAGCCCCGCGCCTGCCTGGCCCGAGGTGGTCTGCGCCATGGAGACCATGGGCGCTACGGCCGCGAAGGTCACGCCCATCATCACGGGCAGCTTGATGCCGAACCACTGCGTGGCGCCCAGGGCCTGGATCAGCGTGACCAGGCCGCAGCAGAACAGGTCGGCCGAGATCAGCTTGGCCACCTGGTCGGGCGTGAGGTTGAGGGCGCGGCCCACGATCAGGGGCACCGCGACGGCCCCGGCATACATCACCAGCACATGCTGCAGCCCCAGGGCGGTGAGCCGGCCCGCGGGCAGTCGTTCATCGACAGGGTGAACCTGAGTGTTCATGGATCTTCCTCGAAACGGATGGTCGCGCCACGGTGGGCGAGTGGTACGCAGCAGTCCGCAATGCATATGCCATTGCGTATATCTGTGTATGGAAAAAGTGTATGCAAAATGTGGCGCAAAACCATAGTGAAAACCCGACGCGCAGAGTAGGGCTCCCCGCTGCGGTGGGAGCGCGGGGCGGCGGGGAGGGGCGGGCCAGGGGCTTTGGGCTATTCGCGGGGGCTGGCCAGCGGCGTGAGCGAAGCGCGCAGCCGGTCGCGCACCAGCGGCTGGTCGGGGTTCAGGGCGGCCTCCACATGGCCGATGTGTGCGAGCAGCCGCTCCCGCGCGAGGGCCGTGTCGCCAGCCTCCAGTGCCTCGACGATGGCTTCGTGCTCGGCGCAGGACTGGCTGGCCTCGTGGCGTGACTGGTAGAGCGAGGCTGCCAGCGTGGTGCGGGCCGTGAGGTCGCGCAGGATGTCGCTGAGGCTGCGGTGGCCCATGGTCTCGGCCAGGCAGACATGGAAGTCGGCCAGGAGGAAGGCGCGCGTGGCGGCATCGGCTCCTTCGATGGCCTGCTGCTCATCGGCGATGTGGCTGCGCAGGCGCCGCGTGACGGCCTGCAGCGGACGGCCCGCATCGGCCAGGATGCCGGACTCGATGATGCGCCGGGCCGAGAACGCATCGCGCGCGTCCTCCACCGAAGGTTCCACCACATACCAGCCGCGGCGCGAGCGCACCTCGACGAAGCCGCGCGCCTGCAACTGCATGAGCGCCTCGCGCACCAGGGTGCGGCTCACGCCGAACAGATCGGCCAGCTCCTGCTCGCCCAGGCGTTCGCCGGGGGCGAGTTTCTGGGCCAGGATGGATTCCACCACCTGCTGGGCGATCTGGGTCTGGCTGACGGTCATGGTTCAGGGCGGCGTGGCGGGTCGTTGGATCATCGCACCGATTGTCCGGGGTGAGCGGCTGGCGGGCGTCGTGCCGGGCGTCAGACCTCGTCCTCCTTGGCGGGCACTGCCACGCCGTCGAGCACGGCGCGGGCGCGTTCGCGGTCGATATCGCCCTCCCAGGCCGCCACGGCCACGGTGGCCACGCAGTTGCCGATCAGGTTGCCCAGCGCGCGGGCGATGCCCATGAACCAGTCCACCGACAGCACCAGCACCAGCCCGATGGCGGGGATCGCGGGAATCGCCTGCAAGGTGGCGGCCAGCACGACGATGGCCGAGCCCGGCACGCCATGCGCCCCCTTGGAGGTGACCAGAGAGATGGCCAGGATGGTCAGCAGGTCGGCCATCGAGATGGGCGTGTTGGTGGCCTGCGCGATGAAGACGGCGGCCAGCGTGATGTAGATGGAGAACGCATCGAGGTTGAACGAGTAGCCCGTGGGGATCACCAGGCCCACCGTCGAGTCGCGAATGCCCATGTGCTTGAGCTTGGCCATGATCTGCGGCAGCACGCTGTCGGACGAGGTGGTGGCGAACACCACGGCCAGCTCCTCGCGCAGGTAGCGCAGCAGCTTGAACAGGCTGAAGCCCGACAGCCGCATGATGAGCCCGAGCACCAGCACGATGAAGATCGCCACGGCCGCGTAGAACAGCACCACCAGCATGCCCAGCTGCTTGAGCGAGCCGATGCCGTACTTGCCCACCGTGAACGCGATGGCGCCGAGCACGCCCAGCGGCGCGAGCTTGATGATCAGGCCCATGGTCTTGAACAGCACGAGCGAGAGCTCCTCGATGAGCGACGTGACGCGCGCGCCGCGCTCGCCCAGCAGGGCCAGCGCGCAGCCGAAGACGATGGAGAACAGCAGCACCTGCAGCACGTCGCCATTGGCGAAGGCGCTCACGGCCGTGGTGGGGATGAGCTTGAGCAGGAAGTCGCTGAAGCCGCCGCCCGTGAGCTTGTGGGCGTTCTCGGCATAGGCCCCATGGCCTTGGCATCCAGCGCCTTAGGGTCCACGTTCATGCCCACGCCGGGCTCGAACCAGAAGGCCAGCGCCAGGCCCAGCACCAGCGCGACGGTGGTCACGACCTCGAAATAGATCAGCGACTTGACGCCCACGCGGCCCACGCGCTTGAGGTCACCCGTGCCGGCGATGCCATGCACCACCACGCAGAAGACGATCAGCGGGATGAGCATCTTGATGAGCTTGATGAAGCCATCGCCCAGGGGCTTGAGCTGCACGGCCGTGTCGGGCCACAGCAATCCGAAGACCACGCCGGCGATGAGCGCGAGGATCACCCGGCCGAAGAGGGAGTTGAGGAAGCGGACCATGGAAGGCTCCTGTGGTGTGGAAAACTGAAATGCAAATCTTGTATACAAAAAATGTAGGCAAAATCTGGCGAATCTCCGCGAGGGTATTCCCGCACCAAGCAGGGAGCGTGCCAGCCTTTCCAGGTGCGCGGCGCCCAGGAATGGAGCGCGGCGGAAGGCTCCCAAAGCAAACGGGCCCGCCGTTTCCGGCGGGCCCGTGCAGGGGCGTCAGCGTTGGGCGGTCAGGCGAGCAGGTCGTGCAGCGTGCGCGCGATCACCTTGGTGGCGCGGCGCAGGTCTTCCAGCAGCAGGCGTTCGTCGGAGCGCTTCGCGTGCGACTCCAGCACGGTGCGCGGGCCCGCGCCGTAGATCACGCCGGGAATGCCGCGCTCCACATACAGGCGCACGTCGGTGTACAGCGGCGTGCCCACGGCCGGGGGCTTGGCGCCGAACACGGCCTCGCCGTGCTTCTGGATGGCCTCCACCAGCGGCGCATTGCCGGGCAGGGGGGTCATGGCATTGGCCAGCAGCAGGCGCTTGATGTCCACGCGCACGGAGTCATCGCCGGCATAGCCGCGCTGGGTGTTGAACTGCGCCAC contains:
- a CDS encoding nucleobase:cation symporter-2 family protein, which encodes MNTQVHPVDERLPAGRLTALGLQHVLVMYAGAVAVPLIVGRALNLTPDQVAKLISADLFCCGLVTLIQALGATQWFGIKLPVMMGVTFAAVAPMVSMAQTTSGQAGAGLIFGAVIGAGVISILIAPLISRMLRFFPPVVTGTIIAVIGISLMRVGINWIFGNPVGPTAPNVVNPEYVKWLTDAQAAAGAPGSAIPPVPKGFSIVPTVPNPKYADLTAVGISALVLVSILLIAKFAKGFVANISVLLGICIGAVVATAMGLMTFEKVAKAEWFDFVLPLEIAMPIFDPILILTMTLVMVVVMIESTGMFLALGEMTDREVDQAALTRGLRTDGLGTLIGGIFNTFPYTSFSQNVGLVAVTGVKSRFVCVAGGVILIVLGVLPKMAALVESLPTMVLGGAGLVMFGMVAATGIRILSAVDFRNNRFNAMIVAVSIGVGMVPLVAPNFRQWMPHAIHPLIESGILLASITAVALNVFFNGASRDTSAAVNAARQADAH
- a CDS encoding GntR family transcriptional regulator — encoded protein: MTVSQTQIAQQVVESILAQKLAPGERLGEQELADLFGVSRTLVREALMQLQARGFVEVRSRRGWYVVEPSVEDARDAFSARRIIESGILADAGRPLQAVTRRLRSHIADEQQAIEGADAATRAFLLADFHVCLAETMGHRSLSDILRDLTARTTLAASLYQSRHEASQSCAEHEAIVEALEAGDTALARERLLAHIGHVEAALNPDQPLVRDRLRASLTPLASPRE